The following are from one region of the Chlamydiota bacterium genome:
- a CDS encoding class I SAM-dependent methyltransferase has product MRKNADLGGVAEEWERLWKLSKDKWFRHPRYQETIARILKDRLAGRIVLDIGCGTGDYLSRLKGSCTPVGLDISAGALRLACGHRVVASAECLPFQTGSLGGIFSIGTFHCLPHPGEMLKEAHRVLAADGLLILIVPSATSLPALIKRFLDPLFRFVFRMLENDRMPDIHRTYSLRALKEMVTRSGYAVLEHHRVHIGYAFRSPLIRLPLTAIEKLRLRRMAEEIVVVCARTACAPRTRD; this is encoded by the coding sequence ATGCGGAAGAATGCTGATCTCGGCGGCGTGGCGGAAGAGTGGGAGCGGCTGTGGAAGCTGTCGAAAGACAAGTGGTTCCGCCACCCCCGCTACCAGGAGACGATCGCCCGTATCCTGAAGGACCGGTTGGCCGGGAGGATCGTCCTTGACATCGGCTGCGGCACCGGCGACTACCTGTCGAGGCTCAAGGGATCGTGCACGCCCGTCGGACTCGACATATCGGCCGGGGCGTTGAGGCTCGCCTGCGGGCATCGGGTGGTCGCCTCGGCGGAATGCCTGCCTTTCCAAACCGGTTCCCTGGGGGGCATCTTCAGCATCGGGACGTTCCACTGCCTCCCCCACCCCGGAGAGATGTTGAAGGAGGCGCACAGGGTCCTCGCCGCGGATGGGCTCCTCATCCTCATCGTGCCCAGCGCAACATCGCTGCCCGCCCTCATCAAGCGGTTCCTCGACCCGCTCTTCCGGTTCGTCTTCAGGATGCTCGAGAATGACCGGATGCCCGATATCCACAGGACCTACTCGCTCAGGGCGCTGAAGGAGATGGTGACCCGGAGCGGATACGCCGTCCTGGAGCACCACCGCGTCCACATAGGCTATGCCTTCAGGAGCCCCCTGATACGGCTCCCCCTGACGGCGATCGAGAAGCTCCGCCTGCGCCGGATGGCCGAGGAGATCGTCGTCGTATGCGCGCGGACGGCCTGCGCGCCTCGCACTCGAGACTGA
- a CDS encoding radical SAM protein, with protein MNVAIIIPPPLNRVDYLGVQQPLNACYVAAYLRAAKPQCTVQIWDYSAETFNEREFLTRLKDNRIEVAGFSGFTPTIKQCAALASIIKRAYPEIRTVIGGIHVSTLPEGTMREFDCFDIGIIGEGERPFAELCGVIDAGADISDLKSIVYRKHGEIIKNDLEPLITDIDQIPFPARDLLKQDLYNRGHTQRGFSRGFMRISEMFTSRGCPGKCIFCASRILHTNALRFHSIGYVEAEIEECVKKYGAEHISLVDDNFTSIPDRVYKICDIFKRHHVTWNCLARINNVNADMLHYMKKSGCEGIVYGIESGSPRILKLIKKGITVEQIIQGMKATHEAGITNIEADFLIGVHPDETVEDIRATVDLIKRIKPTILAVLFCVPYPGTEVWTIMNERGLVNETDWNKYVIYGQTPNWRTHALSAEELVAWQNKIMRDFYYTPGYVLSRIARIRSMREFAYYIKIAYAFSKSLRARGTPLRRTP; from the coding sequence ATGAATGTCGCCATCATCATACCCCCCCCATTGAACAGGGTTGACTATCTGGGCGTGCAGCAGCCACTGAATGCGTGCTACGTCGCCGCCTACTTGAGGGCCGCGAAGCCGCAGTGCACTGTCCAGATCTGGGATTACAGCGCCGAGACGTTCAACGAACGCGAGTTCCTGACGCGCCTGAAAGACAACCGCATCGAGGTCGCGGGATTCAGCGGATTCACGCCCACGATCAAGCAGTGCGCGGCGCTTGCGTCAATCATCAAACGGGCGTACCCAGAAATCCGGACCGTCATCGGCGGCATCCACGTTTCCACTCTCCCCGAAGGCACGATGAGGGAGTTCGACTGCTTTGATATCGGGATCATCGGCGAGGGAGAGAGACCGTTCGCCGAACTCTGCGGGGTAATTGATGCGGGCGCGGATATATCGGATTTGAAATCGATCGTGTACCGGAAACACGGAGAAATCATAAAAAACGATCTCGAGCCGCTCATCACCGATATCGATCAGATACCCTTCCCGGCGCGCGACTTGCTGAAACAGGATTTGTATAACCGTGGACATACGCAGCGCGGGTTCTCCAGGGGCTTCATGCGGATCTCCGAGATGTTCACTTCCCGCGGGTGTCCCGGGAAATGCATCTTTTGCGCCTCGAGGATCCTACATACCAACGCCCTGAGATTTCATAGCATCGGGTATGTCGAAGCTGAAATAGAGGAATGTGTCAAGAAGTACGGGGCGGAGCATATCTCCCTCGTAGACGACAATTTCACGAGCATCCCGGACCGCGTGTACAAGATCTGCGATATCTTCAAAAGACACCACGTGACGTGGAACTGCCTCGCGCGCATCAACAACGTCAATGCCGATATGTTGCACTATATGAAGAAAAGCGGCTGTGAAGGGATTGTGTACGGGATAGAATCGGGCAGCCCGAGGATATTAAAGCTGATCAAGAAAGGGATCACGGTTGAACAGATCATACAGGGGATGAAGGCAACCCACGAAGCCGGGATCACGAATATCGAAGCAGATTTCCTCATAGGCGTGCATCCCGACGAGACCGTTGAAGATATCCGCGCGACGGTCGATCTGATCAAGAGGATCAAGCCGACCATACTTGCCGTCCTGTTCTGCGTGCCGTATCCCGGCACCGAAGTTTGGACGATAATGAATGAACGCGGGCTGGTCAATGAAACCGACTGGAACAAATACGTCATCTACGGTCAAACCCCGAATTGGCGCACGCACGCCCTTTCGGCTGAAGAGCTTGTCGCCTGGCAGAACAAGATAATGCGCGATTTCTACTATACCCCGGGGTACGTGCTGTCCAGAATCGCCAGGATACGCAGCATGAGGGAATTCGCGTATTACATCAAAATCGCCTACGCGTTCTCCAAATCCCTCCGTGCACGAGGCACGCCCCTCCGCCGCACTCCTTGA
- a CDS encoding GNAT family N-acetyltransferase, with amino-acid sequence MTTLAFRRITGKDARSFAALRNADDTWNWFFSKRRFTEEEVRRWIASLDPDRDEVYMVEGGGMTVGTCSLYGIDRSKKSAEIGRIIVAAPFRRRGMGGIMLREMIGRGRSLGLELLHAGIMRENTASRRLFSKCGFVEAAGGSPGAVRYELRAGGGR; translated from the coding sequence GTGACCACACTCGCCTTCCGACGCATCACCGGCAAAGACGCCCGTTCCTTCGCCGCGCTGAGGAACGCGGACGACACCTGGAACTGGTTTTTCTCGAAGCGGCGCTTCACCGAGGAAGAGGTGCGGCGGTGGATCGCTTCCCTCGACCCCGACCGAGACGAGGTCTATATGGTCGAGGGGGGGGGGATGACGGTCGGCACCTGCTCGCTCTACGGCATCGACCGGTCGAAGAAAAGCGCGGAGATTGGACGGATCATCGTCGCCGCCCCTTTCCGGCGTAGGGGGATGGGCGGGATCATGCTCCGGGAGATGATCGGCCGGGGCCGCTCCCTCGGCCTCGAGCTGCTCCACGCCGGCATCATGCGGGAGAACACGGCGTCCCGCCGGCTCTTTTCGAAATGCGGGTTCGTGGAGGCCGCCGGCGGCTCCCCGGGGGCGGTGCGCTACGAACTGCGCGCCGGGGGCGGGCGATGA
- a CDS encoding DUF2029 domain-containing protein, with translation MEQGKYTYSTFACIFVILIALLNFGRVIVPDYGAHSYRPGLVFPPDNIIGADFQSYNYMALRVRYGMPLYEELDRSDPRQSALDAHYRVLLGPLPDALKDWMVRVQALPWNHPPVSARLFVPFTFLLHPWAYRVYLGLLIAALFLALALLSGYARHRAHYWAICSALVAFSYPLRFELERGASEALVLLLVTSAFVVWRGGRHAVAAGALIALAAHVKMYPLIFLYYFILKKEWRACLSIIVTALILIVASALVSREGTAAGFAQYWKLYRFVKDVYIPGDTWVFAGNHSTYSFMSYLLQKRALPTAFLLRLSGIVNCALLACVSFSIVARKARDTLSYLADFCLVMIVMTVTPPAANDYSLVMFYFVFASCIVMFENLDFQFLRTRALFLAFSMSAALIFLSTLQFPIILGPSGGYMPKLWLLSNKWPLVIILGGTIWLVRGELLRRPGASVTSGRVLT, from the coding sequence ATGGAACAGGGAAAGTATACCTATTCGACCTTCGCCTGTATATTCGTTATTTTAATCGCCCTGCTTAACTTCGGACGCGTCATCGTGCCGGACTATGGAGCCCATAGCTACCGGCCCGGCCTCGTCTTCCCCCCGGATAACATCATCGGCGCGGATTTCCAGAGCTATAACTACATGGCATTGCGCGTCCGCTACGGCATGCCCCTCTATGAGGAATTGGATCGCAGCGATCCGCGCCAATCGGCGCTCGATGCGCACTACCGGGTGCTGCTCGGCCCGCTCCCCGATGCACTCAAGGACTGGATGGTCAGGGTACAGGCGCTCCCCTGGAACCACCCCCCCGTTTCCGCGCGCCTCTTCGTCCCGTTCACCTTCCTGCTCCATCCCTGGGCGTACAGGGTGTATCTCGGCCTCCTCATCGCCGCGCTTTTCCTGGCCCTGGCGCTTCTCAGCGGATATGCACGACACAGGGCGCACTATTGGGCGATCTGCTCCGCGCTGGTCGCGTTCTCGTATCCGTTGCGGTTCGAGCTTGAAAGGGGGGCCAGCGAGGCGCTTGTCCTTCTCCTGGTGACGTCTGCCTTCGTCGTATGGCGGGGCGGGCGGCACGCGGTGGCGGCGGGGGCGCTCATTGCCCTTGCGGCGCATGTGAAGATGTATCCCCTTATCTTCCTCTACTACTTCATCCTGAAGAAGGAATGGCGTGCGTGTCTGTCGATCATCGTCACCGCGCTCATCCTCATTGTGGCGAGCGCCCTGGTTTCACGAGAGGGAACGGCCGCGGGGTTCGCCCAGTACTGGAAGCTATACCGCTTCGTGAAGGATGTCTACATCCCCGGGGACACGTGGGTGTTCGCGGGGAATCATTCCACGTACAGTTTCATGAGCTATCTGCTTCAGAAGCGCGCCCTCCCGACGGCGTTTCTGCTCCGCCTCTCGGGCATCGTCAATTGCGCGCTCCTCGCGTGCGTTTCGTTTTCGATCGTCGCACGGAAGGCGCGCGACACGCTCTCCTATCTCGCGGATTTCTGTCTTGTGATGATAGTGATGACCGTCACCCCCCCGGCCGCCAACGACTATTCGCTCGTGATGTTCTACTTTGTGTTCGCCTCGTGCATCGTCATGTTTGAGAACCTCGATTTTCAGTTTCTTCGGACGAGGGCGCTCTTTTTGGCTTTCAGCATGAGCGCCGCACTGATCTTTCTGTCCACCCTGCAGTTTCCGATCATCTTGGGCCCCTCCGGCGGCTATATGCCCAAGCTCTGGCTCTTGAGCAACAAATGGCCCCTGGTGATAATTCTCGGGGGTACCATCTGGCTTGTGCGGGGGGAACTCTTGCGCCGTCCCGGCGCTTCCGTGACCTCCGGACGGGTCCTGACATGA
- a CDS encoding class I SAM-dependent methyltransferase, whose product MTNITERRKSEELFFDHYAGEVGIEELARLPLFSRWAFENLYAAEVMGDLKGRRVLDLGCGWGEDAVWFAEQGACTVGVDVSPQMLFLARELASRRGVGGQVSFVRAAAESLPFGNESFSAVFGRGTLHHVDLSGTLGEVYRILKPGGIAVFSEPLADNPILSVYRNLNRSIRTPMEKPIRYRDLARISAAFDSFDHMEFKLVTMVVLAWYYMKSKLSGSFHTGWFRDLDYGFACRRSYSCVQKMDSVILRLFPCLGRWCWLTVMVGRKR is encoded by the coding sequence ATGACGAACATCACCGAGCGGCGAAAGAGCGAGGAGCTCTTCTTCGACCACTACGCGGGCGAGGTCGGTATCGAAGAGCTGGCGAGACTACCCCTCTTCAGCCGGTGGGCCTTCGAGAACCTGTACGCGGCGGAGGTGATGGGGGATCTCAAGGGGCGCCGCGTCCTCGATCTTGGCTGCGGCTGGGGAGAGGATGCGGTATGGTTCGCGGAGCAGGGGGCGTGCACGGTCGGGGTAGATGTATCCCCCCAGATGCTTTTTCTCGCGAGGGAACTTGCCTCCCGCAGAGGAGTGGGAGGGCAGGTATCGTTTGTAAGGGCTGCCGCTGAATCCCTCCCCTTTGGCAACGAGAGCTTTAGCGCGGTATTCGGCCGGGGGACGCTCCACCACGTCGATCTTTCAGGGACTCTCGGTGAGGTGTATCGCATATTGAAGCCCGGCGGGATTGCCGTATTTTCCGAGCCGCTGGCGGATAACCCGATCCTCAGCGTATACCGTAACTTAAACCGGTCCATACGCACCCCGATGGAAAAGCCTATTCGCTATCGCGATCTTGCGCGTATTAGCGCCGCCTTCGACTCGTTCGATCACATGGAGTTCAAGCTTGTTACCATGGTGGTGCTTGCGTGGTACTATATGAAATCGAAGTTATCGGGCTCATTTCACACGGGATGGTTCCGTGACCTTGATTACGGTTTTGCGTGCAGGAGAAGCTACTCTTGCGTGCAGAAAATGGATAGCGTGATTCTTCGTCTTTTTCCGTGCCTTGGGCGCTGGTGCTGGCTGACCGTAATGGTCGGCCGGAAACGGTGA
- a CDS encoding B12-binding domain-containing radical SAM protein, giving the protein MCYYLRVRTFGAPHHAMKTLFLLKETMVYERMGLMYLIGALKKRGKAVDLLITGALTRDEILRKVDAIAPEIVAVSAMTGEHNYYLSLLDTLKRHRTFFSLIGGPHPTFSPEVVLNECLDAGCIGEGEEAMLDLVSAVEQGKPVDAIPNLCVRRDGEYRCTPPRPLVENLDEIPFPDRELIYSRDRLLERDRIKTFFTIRGCPYQCAYCFNKAFNEMYRGKGGGVRTRSVDNFIAEVNEVRHRYPTELLSIYDDNFLLHSVEWLEEFADKLPRQVGLPFIVNFIPNLVTDEKIRLLKKAGVSYIEMALETADDDVNREILKRVPTRKEITEAARILHAHKIKFQVDCLIGLPVKDPLENAFRTMDFEITLRPTFALANILYPYPKTPIHDYVVAHGYYRPQDAGSREKFFTRNYSVLDFGDPKVTMQIAKLHKLWGITVSHPFILRRLTRLLIRLPLLKLYTYMFWAWHGLSYRFRLATTSSSYRDLPQYIKRIFSYLPGIEKDAEEC; this is encoded by the coding sequence ATGTGCTACTATCTTCGCGTGCGCACCTTCGGCGCCCCGCACCACGCAATGAAGACCCTCTTCCTCCTGAAAGAGACCATGGTGTACGAGCGGATGGGGTTGATGTACCTCATCGGCGCTCTGAAGAAGCGCGGCAAGGCGGTCGATCTCCTCATCACCGGCGCGCTCACGCGCGACGAGATCCTCAGGAAGGTGGATGCCATCGCCCCGGAGATCGTCGCGGTCAGCGCGATGACGGGAGAACACAACTACTACCTCTCCCTCCTCGACACCCTGAAGAGGCACCGCACCTTCTTCTCCCTGATCGGGGGCCCCCACCCCACCTTCTCCCCCGAGGTCGTGCTGAACGAATGCCTGGACGCGGGGTGCATCGGCGAAGGGGAGGAGGCGATGCTGGACCTCGTCTCGGCCGTCGAGCAGGGGAAGCCCGTCGACGCCATTCCGAACCTCTGCGTGCGTCGTGACGGGGAGTATCGGTGCACCCCCCCCCGCCCGCTGGTGGAGAATCTCGACGAGATCCCCTTCCCGGACAGGGAGCTCATCTACTCGAGGGACAGGCTCCTGGAGAGGGACAGGATCAAGACGTTCTTCACCATACGGGGCTGCCCGTACCAGTGCGCGTACTGCTTCAACAAGGCGTTCAACGAGATGTACCGGGGCAAGGGCGGCGGGGTCAGGACCCGCTCCGTGGACAACTTCATCGCGGAGGTGAACGAGGTCAGGCACCGGTACCCCACGGAACTCCTCAGCATCTACGACGACAACTTCCTCCTCCACAGCGTCGAGTGGCTCGAGGAGTTCGCCGACAAGCTGCCGCGGCAGGTCGGGCTGCCGTTCATCGTGAACTTCATCCCGAACCTGGTCACGGACGAGAAGATCCGCCTGCTGAAGAAGGCGGGCGTCTCGTATATCGAGATGGCGCTCGAGACGGCCGACGACGACGTCAACAGGGAGATACTGAAGCGGGTGCCCACGCGAAAGGAGATCACGGAGGCCGCGCGCATCCTTCACGCGCACAAGATCAAGTTCCAGGTGGACTGCCTCATCGGGCTCCCCGTCAAGGACCCCCTCGAGAACGCCTTCCGCACGATGGACTTCGAGATCACGTTGAGGCCGACCTTCGCCCTCGCCAACATTCTCTACCCGTACCCGAAGACGCCCATTCACGACTACGTCGTCGCCCACGGCTATTACAGGCCGCAGGATGCCGGATCGAGAGAGAAGTTTTTCACCAGGAACTACTCGGTCCTTGATTTCGGGGATCCGAAGGTCACCATGCAGATTGCGAAGCTCCACAAGCTGTGGGGGATCACCGTCAGCCACCCGTTCATCCTCCGCAGGCTGACCAGGCTCCTGATCCGCCTCCCCCTCCTGAAGCTCTACACCTATATGTTCTGGGCCTGGCACGGGCTCTCGTACAGGTTCCGCCTCGCGACGACCTCTTCTTCCTACCGCGACCTGCCGCAGTACATCAAGCGGATATTCTCATATCTCCCGGGGATTGAAAAAGATGCGGAAGAATGCTGA
- a CDS encoding polyprenol monophosphomannose synthase — protein MHTTPVIMGTYNEREDIPPLVEEILSLGLGLDILIVNDNSPDGTGRIADDLASRHPEVSVLHRPGKLGLGTAYVAGFQHALARGYARVITMDADYSHHTRDLPEFLGKFETHDVVVGTRYITGGGVENWPPYLLALSRGGSLYTRLITGMPLHDATCGFNGFCVEVIRAIRPERIRSEGYSFEIETKFRSWEKGVRIAEIPIVFADRTRGKSKMSKRVFLEAVLWYGSSGSLPSDPFGHPALCPAARPRRSRSSVGPLTGARSRPRAWRSPPLNAFSRDTPRPRR, from the coding sequence ATGCACACAACCCCTGTGATCATGGGGACCTACAACGAGCGGGAGGATATCCCCCCGCTCGTCGAAGAGATCCTCTCCCTCGGCCTTGGTCTCGACATTCTCATCGTCAACGACAACTCTCCCGACGGCACCGGCCGTATTGCGGACGACCTCGCCTCGCGGCACCCGGAGGTTTCCGTGCTGCACCGACCCGGCAAGCTCGGCCTGGGAACAGCCTACGTGGCGGGTTTCCAGCACGCCCTGGCGCGCGGCTATGCGCGGGTCATCACCATGGACGCGGATTACTCGCACCATACCCGCGACCTGCCCGAGTTCCTCGGAAAGTTCGAGACGCATGACGTGGTGGTGGGGACACGCTACATCACGGGGGGCGGGGTGGAGAACTGGCCTCCCTACCTGCTTGCGCTTAGCCGCGGCGGCAGCCTATACACGCGCCTGATCACCGGAATGCCTCTCCACGACGCCACCTGCGGGTTCAATGGATTTTGCGTCGAAGTCATCCGGGCGATACGGCCCGAGCGCATCCGCTCCGAAGGGTACTCGTTCGAAATCGAGACCAAGTTCAGGAGCTGGGAGAAGGGGGTCCGCATCGCCGAGATACCTATCGTCTTCGCCGATCGCACGCGCGGGAAGTCGAAGATGAGCAAGCGGGTGTTTCTCGAGGCGGTCTTGTGGTATGGAAGCTCCGGTTCTCTTCCGTCTGACCCCTTCGGGCATCCGGCGCTCTGCCCCGCCGCGCGTCCCCGGCGTTCGCGTTCGTCCGTAGGCCCCCTCACCGGCGCGAGGAGCCGGCCCCGTGCGTGGCGCTCTCCGCCCCTGAACGCGTTCAGCAGGGATACGCCACGACCGCGTCGATGA
- a CDS encoding FAD-dependent oxidoreductase produces MRETDLAIIGGGISGLGAALAAAESGMTSLLLEKEERVGGLWGSEYRNGFIFDHGVHGLYAAGPDMESAVARMKLIVGDIFVEADKKTEILFRGRLVRYPLQPGQFFTAYGVEGLLWALTLVIARLRVTVTGDAWMRSFRDYAVGNFGPLLYRIYFEPYLKKVWGIDPAHLDLESVARRVKRIRIRTFLQQQMRHALGMKGRQTYDGLQPLRIVYPRHGAQRVVDAVRERAEGRGARIVSGAEVAGLRLEGDRYLLTVARGGAAGEYVARSVVSTLPIPDLLGLLCPRPDTAMEETIRSLRYRALRLLNIMLDCERVFEAQWTYFQGDEFSFSRINEYKNLSPDFCPPGKTSLSIEFNCSVGDRLWSMQDGELFDLAIRELDQPVGGRTDVGGIIRARQMGYFSARFAHAYPLMETGTPAHLERARAFLARFPRLRSIGRQGQFRYMNGDECFRAAADAVAALRNEEN; encoded by the coding sequence GTGCGGGAAACGGATCTGGCGATCATCGGCGGCGGCATCAGCGGCCTGGGGGCGGCGCTCGCCGCAGCGGAGTCCGGCATGACGAGCCTGCTCCTTGAGAAGGAGGAGCGGGTCGGCGGGCTGTGGGGATCGGAGTACCGGAACGGGTTCATCTTCGATCACGGCGTCCACGGCCTCTACGCCGCGGGACCCGATATGGAGTCCGCCGTCGCCCGGATGAAGCTCATCGTGGGGGATATCTTCGTCGAGGCGGACAAGAAGACGGAGATCCTCTTCCGCGGCCGCCTGGTGCGCTACCCCCTCCAGCCCGGCCAGTTCTTCACCGCGTACGGCGTCGAGGGGCTGCTCTGGGCGTTGACGCTCGTTATCGCGCGCCTCCGCGTCACGGTCACCGGCGACGCCTGGATGCGGAGTTTCCGCGATTACGCCGTCGGGAACTTCGGTCCGCTCCTCTACCGGATATACTTCGAGCCGTATCTCAAGAAGGTCTGGGGGATCGACCCGGCGCATCTCGATCTCGAATCCGTGGCGCGGCGCGTCAAGCGAATACGCATCAGGACGTTCCTCCAGCAGCAGATGCGGCACGCGCTCGGGATGAAGGGGCGGCAGACGTACGACGGACTCCAGCCGCTCCGCATCGTCTATCCGCGGCACGGCGCGCAGCGCGTGGTGGATGCGGTCCGGGAGCGCGCGGAGGGGCGGGGGGCGCGCATCGTGAGCGGCGCGGAGGTCGCCGGGCTGCGCCTGGAGGGGGATCGCTACCTCCTGACCGTCGCGCGGGGGGGGGCGGCGGGGGAGTACGTTGCGCGCTCCGTCGTCTCGACGTTGCCCATCCCGGACCTGCTGGGGCTCCTGTGCCCGCGGCCGGACACCGCGATGGAGGAGACGATACGGTCGCTCCGCTACAGGGCGCTCCGCCTGCTGAACATCATGCTCGACTGCGAGCGGGTGTTCGAGGCGCAGTGGACCTACTTTCAGGGCGACGAATTCTCCTTCAGCCGCATCAACGAGTACAAGAATCTCTCCCCCGACTTCTGTCCCCCTGGGAAGACCAGCCTTTCCATCGAGTTCAACTGCTCCGTCGGCGACCGGCTCTGGTCCATGCAGGACGGCGAGCTGTTCGACCTGGCGATCCGCGAACTGGACCAGCCGGTCGGCGGGAGGACGGATGTCGGCGGGATCATCCGCGCGCGGCAGATGGGGTACTTCAGCGCGCGGTTCGCGCACGCCTATCCGCTGATGGAGACCGGGACGCCGGCGCACCTCGAGAGGGCGCGCGCGTTCCTGGCGCGCTTCCCGCGGCTGAGGTCCATCGGCAGGCAGGGGCAGTTCCGCTACATGAACGGAGACGAATGCTTCCGGGCGGCGGCCGATGCGGTGGCGGCGTTGAGAAACGAGGAGAATTGA
- a CDS encoding DegT/DnrJ/EryC1/StrS family aminotransferase, which produces MKEPIQLFRPELGAEELEAVRQVFESKWLGLGPKTAEFEKAFASYIGAGHVVGTNSCTAALELAVKLLDPSPGDEILVPAITFVSTAHVVVYNRCRPVFVDVDPATLNISPEDLRRKITSKTRAIVLVHYSGRPAEMDAILEIAGDIPVIEDCAHATGAFYRGRHVGSFGRFGCFSFHAVKNLTMGEGGAITMGDLESAQRAKRLRWLGIDKGTWDRTPDNKSYWWEYNVDEIGLKCHPNDILAAIGLVQLGKLKRMNDRRREIVARYRRAFADLPWLEMPPDDDEVHRSAWHICAIRCRGVDRDNLSVYLREKQIFTGVHYKPIHLYRCYGWQPPLPVAEAVFPRLLSLPNHSVLTDAEVERIIDAVVAYPC; this is translated from the coding sequence ATGAAAGAACCGATCCAGTTGTTCCGCCCGGAGCTGGGCGCAGAGGAACTCGAGGCGGTCCGGCAGGTCTTCGAATCGAAATGGCTTGGACTCGGACCGAAAACGGCGGAGTTCGAGAAGGCGTTTGCGAGCTATATCGGCGCCGGGCACGTGGTCGGCACGAACTCCTGCACGGCCGCGCTCGAACTGGCCGTGAAGCTGCTCGATCCGTCGCCGGGCGACGAGATTTTGGTGCCGGCGATCACGTTTGTCTCCACCGCGCACGTGGTGGTCTACAATCGATGCCGCCCGGTGTTCGTCGACGTCGATCCCGCGACGCTCAATATCTCCCCCGAGGATTTGCGCCGCAAGATCACCTCCAAGACCCGCGCCATCGTCCTGGTCCACTACTCCGGCCGCCCCGCCGAAATGGACGCCATTCTCGAGATCGCGGGGGATATCCCGGTCATCGAGGATTGCGCGCACGCGACCGGCGCGTTCTACCGCGGGAGGCACGTCGGTTCGTTCGGGAGGTTCGGCTGCTTCAGCTTCCACGCGGTCAAGAACCTCACGATGGGGGAGGGCGGCGCGATCACGATGGGCGATCTGGAGTCGGCGCAACGCGCCAAGAGATTGCGGTGGCTCGGCATTGACAAGGGAACCTGGGACCGCACGCCGGACAACAAGTCGTACTGGTGGGAGTACAACGTGGACGAGATCGGCCTCAAGTGCCACCCGAACGACATCCTGGCTGCCATCGGCCTCGTTCAGCTCGGCAAACTGAAACGGATGAACGACCGCCGCCGGGAGATCGTCGCGCGGTATCGCCGGGCCTTTGCCGACCTGCCGTGGCTTGAGATGCCCCCGGACGACGACGAGGTCCATCGCTCCGCGTGGCACATCTGCGCGATCCGCTGCCGCGGTGTCGACAGGGACAACCTGAGCGTCTACCTGAGGGAGAAACAGATCTTCACCGGGGTCCACTACAAGCCGATACACCTGTACCGCTGTTACGGTTGGCAGCCCCCCCTGCCGGTGGCCGAAGCGGTCTTCCCGCGGCTCCTCTCGCTGCCGAACCACTCCGTGCTCACCGACGCGGAGGTGGAGCGGATCATCGACGCGGTCGTGGCGTATCCCTGCTGA